DNA from Gephyromycinifex aptenodytis:
CAGATAAGCGAGGACCCGGTGGTGCAAGCAGCCGCCCGACAGGGTGTCGCAGTGATCGGGCTGTTGCGCCGGACGAACCCGCAAGCGTGGTTGTTCGCCGAGCGCGCCCGCTACCTCCGCGATGGCACATGTAACCCCTACGCCGAGCAGCTCTTGCGGCAGGCGGGTTTTCTGCGCGGCTGAACCGGCGCGCGGCACCTGTCAGGCGAAGCCGGCGTAGCGGGCGATTCGCTGCGTCAGGGCTGGGTCGAGGGCTAGTTGGCGTCCGTCGAGTTCGGTGATGGGGGCCGGCCCTCTGCTGGAGGAGACGAGCCAGGCACCGCGCGCCCTGCTCAGTTCGGATACGGGTATGAGCTCTTCGCGGGCGGGCATTCCGTCGGCGCGGGCTGCAGCCAGAATCCGCTGCACGGTGGTGGAGGCGAGGATCCCGGTTCCTTCGGTTGGCGTGGTCAGCAGGGCTTCGTCGAGCACGGCGAGGAAGCCGGAGGTGGGGCCGTCCAGGGCGTATCCGTCGGTGCTGATGAAGAGCACATCGTCGGCGCCCCGGGCTCGCGCTTCGCGTTGCGCGGCGACGTTGATGGCATACGACAAGGTCTTGACCCCGCCGAGCAGCCACGGCGCGTCGAGGAAGGCGTCGCTGGGGCGGCCACTGCTCAACGCTGTGACCCGAACACCGCGCCGTGCGCGCGCCACTGCTTCGTCGTTGGGGCGCCCCCGGTAGGTGAGGACGACCAGTGCGGTCGGACCGGCCTGCGGCAGCCATTCGCGGCCACGGGTGAGGATGAGTTTGAGGGTGCCCTCCCCCGGGGTGTGCAGGCTGGCGAGCATCGCCTCGATGAGTTCACTCCAGGCATATGTGGGCGGTGATTCGATGCCGAGCGCATCGGCTGAGGTGGCTAGGCGGGCCAGGTGCGCCTCCAGCCCCTCGGTTCGCGCGACACCGTCGTCACCGATGAGCACGCGCAGCGAGTCGAAGCAGCCATCACCGCGACTGAAACCGAGGTCGTCAGCGGTGATGACGGGGGTGCGGGCATCGACAACTCCCGCACCGACCACCCCGACGACCGGTTGGACGACTGCCATCTGCGTCTCCTTCGTGGCGCTGTCAGCGACTTCTATCGCTGCACGCGATTCTGCCTGGGTCTTGGCGACGCTGCGCCTGCGTGACACGGCGGGTTGCTCGGCAGTGCCCGTCTGAGCACTACACTCAAGCCGGGCCGCACGGCCCGCATGCCCTCGTAGCTCAGCGGATAGAGCAAGAGCCTTCTAATCTCTAGGTCGCAGGTTCGAGTCCTGCCGGGGGCGCCACTATCCCACTGTTGCCTGCCTAGGTCAGGACAGGTTTACGACTCATGGTTCACGCGCCCCCCACCGCCACCTGAGTTATGAGCTGTGATGGGCGAAAGCGGGCAGTTCTGGGCACCTAGGCGGAATAACGGCGGAACAAAAGAACGGGCCGCCAGGCACGTCACCAGGGCATTCATCAGCCACGCTGAGTCAGACGGAACCCTTGACGCGCTGTACCGCTCCAGGGGCGGTGCGCTCGTACTGGGGCCGCAGAATGAGCATGCGATGACCTCGGCGCAGCCCCCAGGCCGGATCGGCGACGCGACAGCCGATGAGGTCGATCAGGCGTTCCTGTCCGGCCTCATGTCGCGGGCGCACGACTTCTCCCTCGAGGCCGACCCACCCACGTCGACGCTCTCGTGGGCCTGGCGGATCGGATGGTTCATCGGCGGGACCTCAACCGCCTTGCTTCGGCGGCGCCGGGCACTCAAACGGCGCAGGCTGCCTGCGGTGCGGGAGGTGCTGCCCTGGCGCTGGCGCAAGCCGCTCGAGCATGGGTGAGGCCCGCCGCCCGGGGACCAATCCGGACGGCTGCTGACATCGCGGCGAACCGGGTGCCATCTGCGTGTTCCACACACCCGCTATCACTGGTCACGGCCGGGTGACCCTGCGGTGACTGCACCATGGGGCGGCGCAGCCACCGCAGGGATGAGCGCTTTGCTCAGCGTGCGAGGGGGCTGTAGAACACGAGGCCGTTTCCCTGGTTGTCGTAGACGACGGCGCGGCGTTCGTGGGCGTCGTCGTAGGGGCCCTTGACGATGGCGCCGCCGCCGGCTTCGACGGCCTTGGCTGCGGCGTCGACATCGGCGGTCTTGATACCCACGACGACCTTGCCCGGCAGGGGGTGGTCGATGGCGGTCGCGAGCGCGATGGTGACAGAGCCGCCGTCGATGGCGGCGAAGTGGCTGCCGTCGCGGAATTTCAGCGTCATGCCGAGGGTCTGGGTGTAGAAGGCGATGGACTCGTCCAGGTCCTCAGTGCTCACCAGGATCATGCGGACGTCGTGATCGCTCATGGTTCCTCCTTCGTCGATCCGGCCATCATGCCGGACCGCCGAAGTTTAGGGCGCGGCTTCGTCGTGAGTGAGCCACTCGAGTCAGACCGATGACCTGCAGCCGACACGACAACCCAAGCTCGTCGTGTCTCGTGTAGCGCCGCCTGCGCGACCGACTCCCCGGCCCCACTCCACCGGCTATACCCTGCCGGGCATCCATAGCGCTGCGATGCAGAGCGCAGTACCCGATGCGAATTCTCTTGCCCGCGCCAGAACTCAATCA
Protein-coding regions in this window:
- a CDS encoding aminodeoxychorismate lyase — encoded protein: MAVVQPVVGVVGAGVVDARTPVITADDLGFSRGDGCFDSLRVLIGDDGVARTEGLEAHLARLATSADALGIESPPTYAWSELIEAMLASLHTPGEGTLKLILTRGREWLPQAGPTALVVLTYRGRPNDEAVARARRGVRVTALSSGRPSDAFLDAPWLLGGVKTLSYAINVAAQREARARGADDVLFISTDGYALDGPTSGFLAVLDEALLTTPTEGTGILASTTVQRILAAARADGMPAREELIPVSELSRARGAWLVSSSRGPAPITELDGRQLALDPALTQRIARYAGFA
- a CDS encoding VOC family protein, with product MSDHDVRMILVSTEDLDESIAFYTQTLGMTLKFRDGSHFAAIDGGSVTIALATAIDHPLPGKVVVGIKTADVDAAAKAVEAGGGAIVKGPYDDAHERRAVVYDNQGNGLVFYSPLAR